A window from Streptomyces griseiscabiei encodes these proteins:
- a CDS encoding metallophosphoesterase: MVEGSMTQGAGQGPEVRTPTVRDFRVPAYVHEAGPYGHTADPGEAAGPAADESEGYPEGYTPTQRDLPVINRGDTLQVVIDPEEVAAERSSRPSPLFVVGDVHGYLDELLAALHAKGLVDAAGNWSAGTARLWFLGDFTDRGPDGIGVIDLVMRLSAEAAAAGGYCKALMGNHELLLLGAKRFGDTPVNSGAGTATFQAAWLLNGGQKTDMDRLQDHHLQWMARLDAMEEVDGHLLVHSDTTAYRDYGDSIEAVNDTVRETITRNDPDEVWDLFRKFTRRFSFRDEGGADAVRSLLEIYGGTRIVHGHSPIPYLLGEVGSEDGEDGTGPSVDGPYTYAEGLAVAMDGGVTMAGKLLVQELPLPT, encoded by the coding sequence GTGGTGGAGGGGTCGATGACTCAGGGGGCCGGTCAGGGACCCGAGGTGCGGACGCCGACGGTGCGCGATTTCCGCGTGCCCGCGTACGTCCACGAGGCCGGTCCGTACGGACACACCGCGGATCCCGGTGAGGCCGCCGGGCCCGCCGCCGACGAATCCGAGGGCTACCCCGAGGGGTACACCCCGACCCAGCGCGACCTCCCGGTGATCAACCGGGGTGACACGCTTCAGGTCGTGATCGACCCGGAGGAGGTCGCGGCCGAGCGGTCGTCCCGGCCGAGCCCGCTCTTCGTCGTCGGGGACGTCCACGGCTACCTCGACGAGTTGCTCGCCGCACTCCACGCGAAGGGCCTCGTCGACGCCGCGGGCAACTGGTCGGCGGGCACCGCCCGGCTCTGGTTCCTCGGCGACTTCACCGACCGGGGCCCGGACGGCATCGGGGTCATCGACCTGGTGATGCGTCTGTCCGCCGAGGCCGCCGCGGCCGGCGGCTACTGCAAGGCCCTCATGGGCAACCACGAGCTGCTCCTGCTCGGCGCCAAGCGGTTCGGCGACACCCCCGTCAACTCCGGCGCGGGCACCGCCACCTTCCAGGCCGCCTGGCTGCTCAACGGCGGCCAGAAGACCGACATGGACCGCCTCCAGGACCACCACCTCCAGTGGATGGCCCGCCTGGACGCGATGGAGGAGGTCGACGGCCACCTCCTGGTGCACTCCGACACCACCGCCTACCGCGACTACGGCGACTCCATCGAGGCGGTCAACGACACCGTCCGCGAGACGATCACCCGTAACGACCCGGACGAGGTCTGGGACCTCTTCCGCAAGTTCACCCGGCGCTTCTCCTTCCGGGACGAGGGCGGCGCCGACGCTGTGCGCTCGCTGCTGGAGATCTACGGCGGCACCCGCATCGTCCATGGCCACAGCCCCATCCCGTACCTCCTGGGCGAGGTCGGCTCGGAGGACGGCGAGGACGGCACGGGCCCGTCGGTCGACGGACCGTACACCTATGCGGAAGGTCTGGCCGTCGCCATGGACGGCGGCGTGACCATGGCCGGAAAGCTGCTGGTCCAGGAACTTCCGCTGCCTACCTGA
- a CDS encoding LacI family DNA-binding transcriptional regulator — protein MTAAGKHQVSRAETPRRGSRSGRAGIRDVAAAAGVSITTVSDALNGKGRLPDATRRHVREVADRLGYRPSAAARTLRTGKSGLIGLTVTTYGDEPFTFTEFAYFAEMARAATSAALARGYALVILPATSRHDVWSNVALDGTVVIDPSDHDPVVSELVRQGLPVVSDGRPAGTLPVTAWVDNDHEAAVLGILDHLADAGARRIGLLTGTTTDTYTHLSTTAYLRWCERVGQDPVYEAYPAHDPCAGAVAADRLLARPDRPDAVYGLFDPNGTDLLAAARRYGLRVPDDLLLVCCSESAVYATTEPPITTLSLKPRRIGTAVVQLLIDAIEGVESDQPVEQVIPTELIVRTSSERRPPRRTVSPPRSPEEG, from the coding sequence ATGACAGCAGCAGGGAAGCACCAGGTGAGCCGCGCGGAAACTCCCCGCCGAGGCAGCCGGTCGGGCCGGGCGGGCATCCGGGACGTGGCCGCCGCCGCCGGAGTCTCCATCACGACCGTTTCCGACGCCCTCAACGGCAAGGGCCGGCTCCCGGACGCCACCCGACGCCATGTACGTGAGGTCGCCGACCGACTTGGCTACCGCCCCTCGGCGGCAGCCCGAACCCTCAGAACCGGCAAGTCGGGCCTCATCGGCCTGACCGTGACCACTTACGGGGATGAACCTTTCACCTTCACCGAGTTCGCGTACTTCGCGGAAATGGCGCGGGCCGCCACCTCGGCCGCGCTGGCCCGGGGCTACGCCCTGGTCATCCTTCCCGCGACCTCGCGGCACGACGTGTGGTCGAACGTCGCCCTGGACGGCACCGTGGTCATCGACCCCTCCGACCACGACCCGGTCGTCAGCGAACTGGTCCGCCAGGGCTTACCGGTGGTCTCGGACGGCCGCCCGGCCGGCACGCTGCCGGTCACCGCGTGGGTCGACAACGACCACGAGGCCGCCGTCCTCGGCATCCTCGACCACCTCGCCGACGCGGGAGCCCGCCGGATCGGACTCCTCACGGGCACGACGACGGACACGTACACCCATCTCTCCACCACCGCGTATCTGCGCTGGTGCGAGCGTGTGGGCCAGGATCCGGTGTACGAGGCCTATCCGGCGCACGATCCGTGCGCCGGCGCCGTCGCCGCCGACCGGCTGCTGGCCCGCCCGGACCGTCCGGACGCGGTCTACGGCCTCTTCGACCCGAACGGCACCGATCTGCTGGCCGCCGCCCGGCGGTACGGCCTGCGCGTCCCCGACGACCTGCTGCTGGTGTGCTGCAGCGAGTCCGCCGTGTACGCGACCACCGAGCCGCCGATCACCACGCTCTCGCTCAAGCCGCGCCGGATCGGCACGGCTGTGGTCCAGCTCCTCATCGATGCCATCGAGGGGGTCGAATCGGACCAACCGGTCGAGCAGGTGATACCGACGGAGCTGATCGTGCGGACCTCGTCCGAGCGGCGTCCGCCGCGCAGGACTGTCAGCCCGCCGCGGTCACCCGAAGAGGGTTGA
- the hisC gene encoding histidinol-phosphate transaminase: MSETSPKLRAELDGIPTYRPGKPAAAGGPVTYKLSSNENPYPPLPGVLESVTGSAANFNRYPDMACTGLMSELADRFGVPVTHLATGTGSVGVAQQLLQATSGPGDEVIYAWRSFEAYPIITQISGATSVQVPLTPGDVHDLDAMADAITDRTRLIFVCNPNNPTGTAVRRAELERFLDRVPSDVLVVLDEAYREFVRDVEVPDGVEFYRERPNVCVLRTFSKAYGLAGLRVGFAIAHEPVAAALRKTAVPFGVSQLAQDAAVASLRAEDELLGRVGSLVCERNRVVEALRGQGWTVPETQANFVWLRLGERTVEFAGVCERAGVVVRPFPGEGVRVTIGETEANDIFLKVTETFRKEL; the protein is encoded by the coding sequence GTGAGCGAGACGAGCCCCAAGCTGCGCGCCGAGCTGGACGGGATCCCGACCTACAGGCCCGGCAAGCCGGCCGCGGCGGGCGGCCCGGTGACGTACAAGCTGTCCTCCAACGAGAACCCCTATCCGCCCCTCCCCGGAGTGCTGGAGAGCGTGACGGGGTCGGCGGCGAACTTCAACCGCTACCCGGACATGGCGTGCACGGGGCTGATGAGCGAGCTGGCGGACCGCTTCGGGGTCCCGGTCACCCATCTGGCCACGGGCACCGGCTCGGTCGGGGTCGCCCAGCAGCTGCTGCAGGCGACCTCGGGCCCCGGCGACGAGGTGATCTACGCCTGGCGGTCGTTCGAGGCGTACCCGATCATCACGCAGATCAGCGGGGCCACGTCCGTGCAGGTCCCGTTGACGCCGGGCGATGTGCACGACCTGGACGCGATGGCGGACGCGATCACCGACCGGACTCGGCTGATTTTCGTCTGCAATCCGAACAACCCGACGGGGACGGCGGTCCGCCGAGCTGAGCTCGAGCGCTTCCTCGACCGGGTGCCCAGCGATGTGCTGGTGGTGCTGGATGAGGCGTACCGAGAGTTTGTACGGGATGTCGAGGTGCCGGACGGTGTCGAGTTCTACCGTGAGCGGCCGAACGTCTGTGTGCTTCGTACCTTCTCCAAGGCGTACGGTCTCGCGGGCCTCCGGGTGGGATTCGCGATCGCTCACGAGCCGGTGGCAGCCGCCCTGCGCAAGACGGCCGTGCCGTTCGGTGTGAGCCAGCTCGCACAGGACGCCGCGGTCGCCTCCCTGCGTGCGGAGGACGAGCTCCTCGGCCGGGTCGGCTCACTGGTCTGCGAGCGGAACCGCGTGGTCGAGGCCCTGCGCGGCCAGGGTTGGACGGTGCCCGAGACACAGGCGAACTTCGTGTGGCTGCGGCTGGGGGAGCGCACGGTCGAGTTCGCCGGTGTGTGTGAGCGGGCCGGTGTCGTCGTGCGGCCGTTCCCGGGCGAGGGCGTGCGGGTGACGATCGGCGAGACCGAGGCGAACGACATCTTCCTCAAGGTGACGGAGACGTTCCGCAAGGAGCTCTAG
- a CDS encoding cytochrome ubiquinol oxidase subunit I — protein MDFALAPETLARWQFGITTVYHFLFVPLTISLAALTAGLQTAWVRSKKEKYLKATKFWGKLFLINIAMGVVTGIVQEFQFGMNWSDYSRFVGDVFGAPLAFEALIAFFFESTFIGLWIFGWDKLPQKIHLACIWMVSIGTILSAYFILAANSWMQHPVGYRINEAKGRAELTDFWLVLTQNTALTQVFHTLSAAFLAGGAFMVGIAAFHLARKKHIPVMKTSLRLGLVTVIVAGMLTAISGDLLGKVMFKQQPMKMAAAEALWDGEAPAPFSVFAYGDVDKGHNTVAIEIPGLLSFLANDDFDSYVPGINDVNKAEQEKFGPGDYRPNIPVAYWGFRWMIGFGMASVAIGAVGLWLTRKKFLLPRHLRVGEDEVPHLVLLPKKALGPTLTKWYWRIAVLTLGFPLIASSWGWIFTEMGRQPWVVYGVLRTEDAVSPGVSQGEILTSMIVFTTLYAILAVVEVKLLAKYVKAGPPELTEADLNPPTKIGGDSRDADKPMAFSY, from the coding sequence GTGGACTTCGCTCTGGCGCCGGAGACACTGGCGCGATGGCAGTTCGGCATCACGACCGTCTACCACTTCCTCTTCGTCCCCCTGACGATCTCGCTCGCCGCGCTCACCGCCGGCCTGCAGACCGCGTGGGTGCGCTCGAAGAAGGAGAAGTACCTCAAGGCCACCAAGTTCTGGGGCAAGCTCTTCCTGATCAATATCGCGATGGGTGTCGTCACCGGCATCGTGCAGGAGTTCCAGTTCGGGATGAACTGGTCCGACTACTCCCGCTTCGTCGGTGATGTCTTCGGGGCCCCGCTCGCCTTCGAGGCGCTGATCGCCTTCTTCTTCGAGTCCACCTTCATCGGTCTGTGGATCTTCGGCTGGGACAAGCTCCCGCAGAAGATCCATCTGGCCTGTATCTGGATGGTCTCCATCGGCACGATCCTGTCGGCGTACTTCATCCTCGCGGCCAACTCCTGGATGCAGCACCCCGTCGGCTACCGGATCAACGAGGCCAAGGGCCGGGCCGAGCTGACCGACTTCTGGCTCGTCCTGACCCAGAACACCGCGCTCACCCAGGTCTTCCACACCCTCTCGGCGGCCTTCCTGGCCGGCGGCGCCTTCATGGTCGGCATCGCCGCCTTCCATCTGGCCCGCAAGAAGCACATCCCGGTGATGAAGACCTCGCTGCGCCTCGGTCTGGTCACCGTGATCGTCGCCGGCATGCTCACCGCGATCAGCGGCGATCTGCTCGGCAAGGTCATGTTCAAGCAGCAGCCGATGAAGATGGCCGCCGCCGAGGCCCTGTGGGACGGCGAGGCGCCCGCGCCCTTCTCCGTCTTCGCCTACGGCGATGTCGACAAGGGCCACAACACGGTCGCCATCGAGATCCCCGGCCTGCTGTCCTTCCTTGCCAACGACGACTTCGACTCGTACGTCCCCGGCATCAACGACGTCAACAAGGCCGAGCAGGAGAAGTTCGGGCCCGGCGACTACCGGCCCAACATCCCCGTCGCCTACTGGGGCTTCCGCTGGATGATCGGCTTCGGTATGGCGTCCGTGGCCATCGGCGCGGTCGGGCTCTGGCTCACCCGCAAGAAGTTCCTGCTGCCGCGGCACCTGCGGGTTGGCGAGGACGAGGTGCCGCATCTCGTGCTGCTGCCCAAGAAGGCCCTCGGCCCGACCCTCACCAAGTGGTACTGGCGCATCGCGGTCCTCACTCTGGGCTTCCCGCTGATCGCCAGCTCCTGGGGCTGGATCTTCACCGAGATGGGCCGTCAGCCGTGGGTCGTCTACGGCGTGCTGCGCACCGAGGACGCGGTCTCCCCCGGTGTCTCCCAGGGCGAGATCCTCACCTCGATGATCGTCTTCACGACGCTGTACGCGATCCTCGCCGTCGTCGAGGTCAAGCTGCTGGCGAAGTACGTCAAGGCGGGACCGCCCGAGCTGACGGAGGCCGACCTCAACCCGCCCACGAAGATCGGCGGCGACTCCCGTGACGCCGACAAGCCGATGGCCTTCTCGTACTAG
- the cydB gene encoding cytochrome d ubiquinol oxidase subunit II: MELHDVWFVLIAVLWIGYFFLEGFDFGVGVLTKLLARNRPEKRVLINTIGPVWDGNEVWLLSAGGATFAAFPEWYATLFSGFYLPLLLILVCLIVRGVAFEYRVKRPEERWQRNWETAIFWTSLLPAFLWGVAFANIVRGVKIDRDFEYVGNLADLLNPYALLGGLVTLTLFTFHGTVFVGLKTVGDIRERARKLALRVGAVTAGLALLFLLWTQIEKGDGVSLVAVVVAVAALLTALVAVRAGREGWAFALSGVTIVAAVAMLFLTLFPNVMPSSLNEDWSLTVTNASSSPYTLKIMTWCAAIATPVVMLYQGWTYWVFRKRIGTQHIAESAH; the protein is encoded by the coding sequence ATGGAACTTCACGACGTCTGGTTCGTCCTCATCGCCGTCCTGTGGATCGGCTACTTCTTCCTGGAGGGCTTCGACTTCGGGGTCGGTGTCCTCACCAAGCTGCTGGCCCGGAACCGTCCGGAGAAGCGGGTCCTCATCAACACCATCGGGCCCGTCTGGGACGGCAACGAGGTGTGGCTGCTCTCGGCGGGCGGCGCGACCTTCGCCGCCTTCCCCGAGTGGTACGCGACCCTCTTCTCCGGCTTCTATCTGCCGCTGCTGCTCATCCTGGTCTGCCTGATCGTCCGGGGCGTCGCCTTCGAGTACCGCGTGAAGCGGCCCGAGGAGAGGTGGCAGCGCAACTGGGAGACGGCGATCTTCTGGACCTCGCTGCTCCCCGCGTTCCTGTGGGGCGTGGCCTTCGCCAACATCGTGCGCGGAGTGAAGATCGACCGCGACTTCGAGTACGTCGGCAACCTCGCCGATCTGCTCAACCCGTACGCCCTGCTGGGCGGTCTGGTCACGCTGACGCTCTTCACCTTCCACGGCACGGTGTTCGTCGGCCTCAAGACCGTCGGGGACATCAGGGAGCGGGCGAGGAAGCTGGCTCTGCGCGTCGGTGCCGTGACGGCCGGGCTGGCTCTGCTCTTCCTGCTCTGGACCCAGATCGAGAAGGGCGACGGTGTCTCGCTGGTCGCGGTGGTCGTGGCCGTCGCCGCGCTACTGACGGCGCTGGTGGCGGTTCGCGCGGGGCGCGAGGGATGGGCGTTCGCCCTGTCGGGAGTCACCATCGTGGCCGCCGTCGCGATGCTCTTCCTGACCCTCTTCCCGAATGTGATGCCGTCCTCGCTGAACGAGGACTGGAGTCTCACGGTGACGAACGCCTCGTCCAGCCCGTACACCCTGAAAATCATGACGTGGTGCGCGGCCATCGCCACACCGGTCGTGATGCTCTACCAGGGATGGACGTACTGGGTGTTCCGCAAGCGAATCGGTACCCAGCACATCGCCGAGTCGGCGCACTGA
- the cydD gene encoding thiol reductant ABC exporter subunit CydD, with protein sequence MKPIDPRLLRYARATRLFLAVVVGLGVVGATLVIAQAMLIAEVVVGAFQHEIPVAQLRTPLLLLAVVALGRALVSWLTELAAHRASAAVKSELRVRLLERATALGPGWLSGQRTGSLVSLATRGVDALDDYFSRYLPQLGLAVVVPVAVLARIVTEDWVSAAIIVGTLPLIPVFMVLIGWATRSQMDRQWRLLSQLSGHFLDVVAGLPTLKVFGRAKAQAESIKRITGEYRQATMRTLRIAFLSSFALELLATISVALVAVTIGMRLVHGEMDLYIGLVILVLAPEAYLPVRQVGAQFHAAAEGLAAAEEIFEVLETPVPASGTGAVPSVGGIHFDGVTVRYPGRSYDAVSDVSLTVATGETVALVGPSGVGKSTLLNVLLGFTETTAGTVRVGGADLASLDLDQWRSRAAWVPQRPHLYAGSIAENVRLARPDADDTAVRGALADAGALEFVDALPAGAETVLGEDGAGLSAGQRQRLALARAFLADRPVLLLDEPTASLDGETEAEVVEAVRRLAAGRTVLLVVHRPALLAVADRVVRLEEAPGRGAAPVTAVESGTEAPRSPGRQEAPAPAPAEDLPLEQNGRVLTRVRRTAGPRRGRLVLALVLGSLALGSAVGLMATSGWLISRASQQPPVLYLMVAVTATRAFGIGRAVFRYAERLVSHDTVLRMLADTRVAVYRRLERLAPAGLRTTRRGDLLSRLVADVDALQDYWVRWLLPAGAATVVSAASVGFTAWLLPEAGAALAVGLLAAGAGVPLVTGAVARRAEHRLAPARGVLATRVADLLTGTAELTVAGALPGRTAEVRRADRVLTRIASRAATATALGDGLTALVSGLTVAATALLGAQAVVDGRLSGVAMAVVVLTPLAAFEAVLGMPSAVQFRQRVRRSAERVYEVLDAPDPVREPEAPVEAPVSPFPLRLAGLGARYAGQERDALAGLDLTLDQGRRIAVVGASGAGKTTLAQVLLRFLDAREGTYALGGVDAYALDGDAVRRLVGLCAQDAHLFDSSVRENLLLARKDADEEELRDALARARLLDWADELPDGLDTLIGEHGARLSGGQRQRLALARALLADFPVLVLDEPAEHLDLPTADALTADLLAATEGRTTLLITHRLAGLDAVDEVVVLAEGRVAQRGTYAELALVDGPLRAMVEREAAGELLAGV encoded by the coding sequence GTGAAACCGATCGACCCGCGACTCCTGCGGTACGCCCGTGCCACCCGTCTCTTCCTGGCGGTGGTCGTCGGTCTGGGTGTGGTCGGCGCGACCCTGGTCATCGCCCAGGCCATGCTCATCGCCGAAGTGGTGGTCGGCGCCTTCCAGCACGAGATACCGGTCGCTCAACTCCGCACTCCCCTGCTGCTCTTGGCGGTGGTCGCGCTGGGGCGGGCCCTCGTCTCCTGGCTCACCGAGCTGGCCGCACACCGCGCGAGTGCGGCGGTGAAGTCGGAGCTGCGGGTGCGGCTGCTGGAGCGGGCCACCGCGCTGGGCCCCGGCTGGCTGAGCGGACAGCGCACCGGCTCGCTGGTCTCCCTCGCCACCCGAGGGGTCGACGCGCTCGACGACTACTTCTCGCGCTATCTGCCGCAGTTGGGCCTCGCCGTCGTCGTGCCCGTCGCGGTACTCGCGCGGATCGTCACCGAGGACTGGGTGTCGGCGGCGATCATTGTCGGCACGCTGCCGCTGATCCCGGTCTTCATGGTGCTGATCGGCTGGGCCACCCGCTCGCAGATGGACCGTCAGTGGCGGCTGCTGTCACAGCTGTCGGGGCACTTCCTGGACGTCGTCGCCGGGCTTCCGACGCTGAAGGTCTTCGGCCGGGCCAAGGCACAGGCCGAGTCGATCAAGCGGATCACCGGCGAGTACCGCCAGGCGACCATGCGGACGCTGCGGATCGCCTTCCTGTCCTCCTTCGCGCTGGAACTGCTCGCCACGATCTCCGTCGCACTGGTCGCGGTCACCATCGGCATGCGGCTCGTGCACGGTGAGATGGACCTGTATATCGGGCTGGTCATCCTCGTGCTGGCTCCCGAGGCATATCTGCCGGTCCGGCAGGTGGGCGCCCAGTTCCACGCCGCCGCCGAGGGGCTCGCGGCGGCCGAGGAGATCTTCGAGGTCCTGGAGACTCCGGTGCCGGCCTCCGGGACCGGTGCCGTGCCGTCCGTCGGTGGCATCCACTTCGACGGGGTGACCGTCCGCTACCCCGGCCGGTCGTACGACGCCGTCTCGGACGTGTCCCTCACCGTGGCCACCGGCGAGACGGTGGCCCTCGTCGGGCCGAGCGGGGTGGGCAAGTCGACGCTGCTGAACGTCCTGCTGGGGTTCACGGAGACGACGGCGGGCACCGTGCGGGTCGGGGGAGCCGACCTCGCCTCGCTCGACCTGGACCAGTGGCGCTCGCGCGCGGCGTGGGTGCCGCAGCGTCCGCACCTGTACGCCGGGTCGATCGCCGAGAACGTTCGGCTGGCCCGTCCGGACGCGGACGACACGGCGGTACGGGGGGCCCTCGCCGACGCGGGGGCGCTGGAGTTCGTGGACGCGCTGCCCGCCGGAGCCGAGACGGTCCTCGGCGAGGACGGCGCCGGTCTCTCCGCCGGACAACGGCAACGGCTGGCCCTCGCCCGGGCCTTCCTCGCCGACCGGCCCGTGCTGCTCCTCGACGAGCCGACGGCCTCGCTGGACGGGGAGACCGAGGCGGAGGTCGTGGAGGCGGTGCGACGGCTGGCGGCCGGCCGGACGGTGCTGCTGGTGGTCCACCGGCCTGCGCTGCTGGCAGTGGCGGACCGGGTGGTGCGTCTGGAGGAGGCCCCGGGGCGCGGGGCGGCACCGGTGACGGCCGTCGAGAGCGGGACCGAAGCGCCGCGCAGTCCGGGACGACAGGAGGCTCCGGCCCCGGCGCCCGCTGAGGATCTGCCGCTGGAACAGAATGGACGCGTACTGACCCGGGTCCGCCGTACGGCCGGGCCGCGCCGGGGCCGGCTCGTCCTCGCCCTGGTGCTCGGCAGCCTCGCGCTGGGCAGCGCCGTCGGGCTGATGGCGACCTCCGGGTGGCTGATCTCACGGGCCTCGCAGCAGCCCCCGGTGCTCTATCTGATGGTCGCGGTGACGGCGACGCGTGCCTTCGGGATCGGGCGGGCGGTGTTCCGGTACGCGGAGCGGCTCGTGTCGCACGACACCGTGCTGCGGATGCTGGCGGACACGAGGGTGGCCGTCTACCGGAGGCTGGAGCGGCTGGCGCCCGCCGGGCTGCGGACGACGCGGAGGGGCGACCTGCTCTCGCGGCTGGTCGCCGATGTGGACGCCTTGCAGGACTACTGGGTGCGCTGGCTGCTGCCCGCCGGGGCCGCGACGGTCGTCTCCGCCGCGTCCGTGGGGTTCACCGCCTGGCTGCTGCCCGAGGCCGGGGCCGCACTCGCCGTCGGGCTGCTCGCCGCCGGTGCCGGGGTGCCCCTCGTGACCGGTGCCGTGGCCCGGCGGGCTGAGCACCGGCTGGCGCCGGCCCGGGGAGTGCTGGCCACCCGTGTGGCCGATCTGCTCACCGGCACCGCCGAGTTGACGGTCGCGGGCGCCCTGCCCGGCCGTACCGCCGAGGTGCGCCGAGCCGACCGGGTGCTCACCAGGATCGCCTCCCGCGCCGCCACCGCCACCGCGCTCGGCGACGGGCTCACCGCGCTGGTCTCCGGGCTCACCGTCGCCGCCACCGCTCTCCTCGGTGCCCAGGCCGTCGTCGACGGCCGGCTGAGCGGCGTGGCCATGGCTGTCGTCGTCCTCACCCCGCTGGCCGCGTTCGAGGCGGTGCTGGGGATGCCGTCGGCCGTCCAGTTCCGCCAGCGGGTCCGCAGGAGCGCGGAGCGCGTGTACGAGGTACTGGACGCCCCCGACCCCGTACGCGAACCGGAGGCGCCGGTGGAGGCGCCGGTGTCGCCGTTCCCGCTGCGGCTGGCTGGGCTCGGCGCGCGGTACGCCGGGCAGGAGCGGGACGCGCTCGCCGGGCTGGATCTCACCCTCGACCAGGGGCGCAGGATCGCCGTGGTCGGTGCCTCGGGGGCGGGCAAGACGACGCTCGCCCAGGTGCTGTTGCGCTTCCTGGACGCGCGGGAAGGGACGTACGCGCTGGGCGGAGTGGACGCGTACGCGCTCGACGGGGACGCCGTACGGCGGCTCGTGGGGCTGTGCGCCCAGGACGCGCACCTCTTCGACAGTTCGGTGCGGGAGAACCTGCTGCTCGCCCGGAAGGACGCGGACGAGGAGGAACTGCGGGACGCGCTCGCGCGGGCGCGGCTGCTCGACTGGGCCGACGAACTCCCCGACGGGCTGGACACCTTGATTGGCGAGCACGGAGCCCGGCTGTCGGGCGGCCAGCGTCAGCGGCTGGCCCTCGCCCGCGCACTGCTGGCCGACTTCCCGGTCCTCGTCCTGGACGAGCCCGCGGAACACCTGGACCTGCCGACGGCGGACGCGCTGACCGCGGATCTGCTGGCCGCGACCGAGGGCCGTACGACCCTGCTGATCACCCATCGGCTGGCCGGCCTCGACGCCGTGGACGAGGTGGTCGTACTGGCGGAGGGACGGGTCGCCCAGCGCGGGACCTACGCGGAACTGGCGCTGGTGGACGGGCCCTTGCGGGCGATGGTGGAGCGGGAGGCGGCAGGGGAGCTTCTGGCCGGAGTCTGA
- a CDS encoding M23 family metallopeptidase codes for MRFSRRHPLLAVVVLCASVIVVARPTAAEGDGGGAPGASGEEGTSARVARLFEEAAVATQRYEAGRRAAEAQKTKARRLEKLLVRERKQTAVLNADLGRIARAQYREGGGVPYTAQMLFAEDTEELMRGQRAVWQADLAVNNAVSKSRRAEAGLAADEAKAAAAWRALEEWKIGLSGVKRAIEERLEEAQWTLQGQADAAVAAGACRGAVRLDQPDDGRSKAWVAPVATYDLSAGYGSGGERWASQHTGQDFAVPIGTPVRAVGAGRVVKVSCGGAFGIEIVVEHADGYYTQYAHLAAVTVDQGDRVTPGQWIGQAGTTGNSTGPHLHFEVRVTPELGSGVDPVPWLREHGVEL; via the coding sequence ATGCGCTTCTCTCGTCGACACCCGCTTCTCGCCGTCGTGGTGCTGTGTGCCTCGGTGATCGTCGTGGCCCGGCCGACGGCTGCCGAAGGCGATGGCGGTGGGGCGCCCGGCGCGTCCGGCGAGGAAGGGACCAGCGCCCGGGTGGCGCGGCTGTTCGAGGAAGCGGCGGTGGCGACACAGCGGTACGAGGCGGGGCGGCGGGCGGCCGAGGCGCAGAAGACGAAGGCGCGGCGGCTGGAGAAGCTCCTCGTACGGGAACGGAAGCAGACCGCCGTGCTCAACGCCGACCTCGGCCGGATCGCGCGCGCCCAGTACCGCGAGGGCGGCGGGGTGCCGTACACGGCGCAGATGCTGTTCGCGGAGGACACCGAGGAGCTGATGCGAGGTCAGCGGGCCGTCTGGCAGGCCGATCTGGCGGTCAACAACGCCGTGTCGAAGAGCCGCCGCGCGGAGGCGGGACTCGCCGCGGACGAGGCGAAGGCCGCTGCGGCGTGGCGGGCGCTGGAGGAGTGGAAGATCGGGCTCTCCGGCGTCAAGCGGGCGATCGAGGAGAGGCTGGAGGAGGCGCAGTGGACTCTCCAGGGGCAGGCCGACGCGGCGGTCGCGGCCGGCGCGTGCCGGGGAGCCGTTCGGCTGGACCAGCCGGACGACGGCCGGTCGAAGGCATGGGTCGCTCCGGTGGCCACGTACGACCTCTCCGCGGGCTACGGCAGCGGTGGTGAGCGCTGGGCCAGTCAGCACACCGGGCAGGACTTCGCGGTCCCGATCGGCACACCGGTGCGGGCGGTCGGGGCGGGGAGGGTGGTGAAGGTGTCGTGCGGGGGTGCCTTCGGCATCGAGATCGTCGTCGAGCACGCGGACGGCTACTACACGCAGTACGCGCACCTCGCCGCCGTCACCGTCGACCAGGGAGACCGGGTGACGCCTGGGCAGTGGATCGGCCAGGCGGGCACCACCGGCAACTCCACGGGACCGCACCTGCACTTCGAGGTACGGGTCACCCCGGAGCTGGGGTCGGGCGTGGACCCCGTGCCGTGGCTGCGCGAGCACGGGGTGGAGCTGTGA